Proteins encoded in a region of the Candidatus Bathyarchaeota archaeon genome:
- a CDS encoding CBS domain-containing protein has protein sequence MSEKDVTRFLQVLGLSKREIQVYMFLAKSGVQSTSFVAKRLKMERVQAYRTFKKLQEKGFIEATLERPTRFTIVPFETLVDNFINTKKNEVASLSEQKQNLLTAWQSISAPESEYPVAKFSIITGKKKIHSKMLSMIEESKSEVIFLTTSLGLIQEDIAGIFDATVIPSRERNVQFQIITDISLENLKVVERIDRNISEEKLNFKLRHVGMSPKFFPRFLIKDEEEAILYAPFGNEASVLNLEDEGLWINDKMFISVLKAFFVQMWQSGVDASRRIDELKSGIPIGETVVIKGAEEAWSKVTKVLESAKKEVVIITSSQSINRLAENDPLSKFFGKDLRVRIMASIDLDNLEPAQKLSQYYEIKHVPISYLTMMLVDDNHLFMFKMPPLSDFGTESAFYLEDTFYSSDASQIERVSEMLNDIWKRGIDITEISSQAGTKLPAVTASTSETVAELVGKMLQNGVTSVLITERNRAVGVINDRDVLTEIVKAQKSPTSTLARDLKYTPLINLQGDESMITAMKVMEQKGYSRAAVVKNGRLIGMLTEATAKRAPLDMKASVS, from the coding sequence ATGAGCGAAAAAGACGTCACGCGCTTTCTACAAGTCCTCGGATTGTCTAAAAGAGAAATCCAAGTTTACATGTTCCTCGCCAAAAGCGGAGTGCAATCAACTAGTTTCGTTGCGAAAAGGCTCAAGATGGAGCGAGTTCAAGCTTACCGTACATTCAAGAAACTGCAAGAAAAAGGTTTCATTGAAGCAACCCTAGAAAGACCAACCAGATTCACGATTGTTCCCTTTGAGACTTTAGTTGATAATTTTATTAACACTAAAAAGAATGAGGTTGCCAGCCTTAGTGAACAAAAGCAGAATCTTTTAACTGCATGGCAATCCATCAGTGCGCCTGAGTCTGAGTATCCAGTAGCAAAATTCTCTATAATTACGGGCAAGAAGAAGATTCATTCTAAAATGCTCAGTATGATTGAGGAATCAAAATCAGAAGTAATCTTTTTAACAACCTCGCTGGGGCTAATCCAAGAAGACATCGCGGGAATCTTTGATGCAACTGTCATACCCTCACGAGAACGCAACGTACAATTCCAAATAATAACAGACATTTCCTTAGAAAACCTCAAAGTAGTAGAGCGAATTGACCGAAATATTTCAGAAGAAAAATTAAATTTTAAACTTCGGCACGTCGGAATGAGCCCCAAGTTTTTCCCACGCTTTCTAATAAAAGATGAGGAAGAAGCTATCTTGTATGCACCGTTCGGAAACGAAGCCTCAGTGCTTAACCTTGAAGATGAAGGCTTATGGATAAACGATAAAATGTTTATCTCAGTTTTGAAGGCTTTTTTTGTGCAGATGTGGCAGAGCGGCGTTGATGCCTCAAGACGCATAGATGAGCTAAAAAGCGGGATTCCTATTGGCGAAACTGTGGTTATAAAAGGTGCTGAAGAAGCTTGGTCGAAAGTAACTAAAGTTTTAGAGTCTGCCAAGAAGGAAGTTGTCATAATTACCTCCTCACAGAGTATCAACAGACTGGCCGAAAATGACCCACTAAGCAAATTCTTCGGAAAGGATTTACGGGTTCGCATAATGGCATCTATTGACCTTGATAACCTCGAGCCAGCACAGAAACTTTCACAGTACTATGAAATCAAACACGTACCCATAAGCTACTTGACCATGATGCTTGTTGACGACAACCACCTGTTCATGTTTAAGATGCCGCCATTAAGCGATTTCGGCACCGAATCTGCCTTCTATTTAGAAGACACATTCTATTCCAGTGATGCTAGTCAAATTGAACGTGTCAGTGAGATGCTAAACGATATATGGAAAAGAGGCATCGACATAACGGAGATAAGCAGTCAAGCAGGCACTAAACTTCCAGCTGTTACCGCATCAACATCGGAGACTGTAGCGGAACTGGTCGGTAAAATGCTTCAAAATGGTGTGACTTCTGTCTTAATTACCGAGCGCAACAGAGCTGTCGGAGTGATCAACGACCGAGATGTGCTTACAGAGATTGTGAAAGCACAAAAGAGCCCGACGAGCACTCTTGCAAGGGACCTCAAGTACACGCCTCTGATTAATCTGCAAGGAGACGAATCAATGATTACCGCTATGAAAGTTATGGAGCAGAAGGGTTACAGCAGGGCGGCTGTGGTTAAAAACGGGCGACTCATTGGTATGTTAACTGAAGCCACAGCTAAAAGGGCTCCTTTAGACATGAAAGCGTCTGTTTCGTAG
- the rnhB gene encoding ribonuclease HII has protein sequence MLVAGVDEAGRGCVIGPLVVAGIAMKSENLHFLTELGVKDSKLLTSKKREALYPEIIELAESHHIIKVAPSQIDKVVQSTRRLHKLNRLEAQVMAQVIQALKPDEVYVDAADVLEDRFKNHIRECLTIKTKITSKHKADLTYPVVSAASIIAKVERDKEIANLQVQYGDFGSGYLTDDRTVDFLKRLLNEFGDYPSCVRQSWKTAKKAKIDNDASQKKLA, from the coding sequence ATGCTGGTGGCAGGTGTTGATGAAGCTGGTCGAGGGTGCGTTATTGGTCCCTTAGTAGTCGCTGGCATCGCCATGAAAAGTGAGAACCTGCACTTTCTTACTGAACTCGGTGTTAAAGATTCAAAACTTCTCACATCTAAGAAGAGAGAAGCATTGTATCCTGAAATTATCGAACTGGCAGAAAGCCATCACATAATCAAAGTTGCCCCCAGCCAAATTGACAAGGTGGTGCAAAGTACCCGAAGGCTTCACAAACTCAACCGTCTGGAAGCGCAAGTGATGGCGCAAGTAATCCAAGCCCTAAAACCCGACGAGGTATATGTTGATGCAGCTGACGTGCTTGAAGACAGGTTCAAAAATCATATCCGCGAGTGCCTCACCATCAAAACTAAAATTACTTCCAAGCATAAAGCCGATTTGACTTATCCGGTTGTCTCTGCAGCCTCCATCATCGCTAAAGTGGAGCGCGATAAAGAAATTGCAAACTTGCAAGTACAGTATGGCGATTTCGGCAGCGGATATTTGACGGATGATAGGACAGTAGATTTTCTTAAGCGCTTGCTTAATGAATTTGGTGATTATCCAAGTTGTGTTCGGCAGTCATGGAAAACAGCTAAAAAAGCAAAAATCGACAATGATGCCTCACAAAAGAAGCTGGCTTGA